A section of the Maniola jurtina chromosome 28, ilManJurt1.1, whole genome shotgun sequence genome encodes:
- the LOC123879393 gene encoding uncharacterized protein LOC123879393 isoform X1, with product MFFWSLITFLFNIFVIVVLLLILYGLIVGETIHRQITEIHEQNMASCVEEVAADKVDIPEIYIDESILKPIVLDCVTDCKKPLIYDKVYEINGTIFREDGLEDSDTLSLFEIQTTDTGDGEMEVTIHDTTDIYLPVSIQETPYGLIINSNMLLTVAQWNTLVEQGDTHKCIVCDTKIGGTTEHIDSDIHLRNLEKYQPLKKFDLNITRLIKDFYHCGVCNECFGKDAENEHFDSKTHEDKMLFATNRASDVLYDFDLHVDRNSDQGSADNGNKNNDCYHFNRNRILSLSDTSGFDSAEGFYDYDYDDNAPYVSEYENDINDNVFSSNDIDFNVTENNEYNEPNYVSYASIAKKVAATPDYLYVTIFDKRMKMKFDHWHMISMFKSNQLYCMVCKKYYQVTVKAQHCAEKTHLDKLKCYKFVEEYKSYFIRKIDLKYYHCGICNNIQLADEIKSHIEAKHKKKVIPALLSEVVPKRNKNNDNSAKNRNTGNEKTTTLPLFKEPQIIKNTDKTPQVKNTSNVIQTVMNTRNESNENLPTRNTVTENQAVTSITSTNNVINENNDIKTVTATNNDSEREINNESPNIHNDVILNQNGFRIRVSFMSYNFVTKTANEYHCHICNVTANETDVSNHMKHQDHIGMLRNVTFQDNYGIHLIRMIGFQDHCTVCNALFNMEHTKLHLFDSNHIKKLTKALATQNYQNKPYCDLFNQPKNNLNQTAIRQLTMPRPATHQTSMHQPATHQPATHQPATHQPAMHQPAIHQPAIHQSAMHQPAMHQPAMSMNQSLLGLNQPPVTPPLMGMQQWPMNQPRIGMNQPIFPPTLGLARWPIPLPTFGMHVGPSGVDLNQRATSQIKIHTNQLITNMNQRKTNQTKLDMNQTKINQHTTSIPNLDTNQSKTDMNQNTTIQFNSKDIETELKTDTNQSKKIESQRATNQYKSEDETESKTDTNQSKKIENQRATNQYKSEDETESKTDTNQSKKIESQRARNQYKLEDNKRTELQIDSIQDMIDLNESLEDVEDDFEYFNERFVYLKFKNTYVQVALASYNSLIKIGDGTTYCFVCSVRVYGSMKKHIESKNHAKCMDGCKFVAKYDRHLLRQMFLNYHCSVCNIIFTRKDINKHITWPLHLQDNKTDKKARKRDLKSGRQLLNISFQNENIYLNEKESEIKILVIIEISASCQSEEILQKKNKIIIFGGKVLRISWDAYHGFCKNKSGHRCVLCQRDVRSYEFTAHIAGAYHKGLLDAFETSYLPDLIRKIDESTLNCVICNVEVPNKEHVVADHVCAKKHKKNYSAILLDSCTVGSYADCNEDVLNLSS from the exons ATGTTTTTTTGGTCTCTGATTACTTTTCTGTTTAATATCTTTGTGATAGTTGTGTTACTTTTGATTTTATATGGTTTAATAGTGGGTGAAACGATACATAGACAAATCACTGAAATACATGAAca AAACATGGCCTCTTGCGTAGAAGAAGTGGCAGCAGACAAAGTTGATATACCAGAGATATATATAGACGAATCCATCCTCAAACCAATAGTATTGGATTGTGTAACGGATTGTAAAAAACCATTGATATATGATAAAGTTTATGAAATCAACGGCACAATCTTCCGTGAAGATGGTCTGGAGGACAGTGACACACTGTCCCTGTTTGAAATACAAACCACGGATACTGGTGATGGAGAAATGGAGGTCACGATTCATGATACTACAG ATATCTATTTACCGGTCTCCATCCAGGAGACTCCATATGGACTGATTATAAATTCCAATATGCTACTAACAGTAGCACAGTGGAACACTTTAGTAGAACAGGGTGATACTCATAAATGTATAGTCTGTGATACTAAGATCGGTGGTACTACAGAGCATATAGACTCGGATATACATTTGAGGAATTTGGAGAAGTATCAACCGTTGAAGAAGTTTGATTTGAATATCACAAGGCTG atcaAAGACTTCTACCACTGTGGTGTATGCAACGAATGCTTCGGCAAAGACGCGGAAAACGAACACTTTGACAGCAAAACCCATGAAGACAAAATGCTTTTTGCGACAAACCGGGCATCCGACGTCTTGTACGACTTTGACTTGCATGTTGACAGAAACAG TGACCAAGGAAGCGCAGATAACGGAAACAAAAATAACGACTGTTACCATTTCAATAGGAATAGAATATTGAGCTTAAGTGACACAAGCGGTTTCGACAGCGCTGAGGGATTCTACGATTACGATTATGACGATAACGCTCCGTATGTTTCCGAATACGAGAACGATATTAACGATAACGTTTTCAGCAGTAACGATATCGATTTTAACGTTACTGAAAATAACGAATACAACGAACCGAATTATGTTTCGTATGCGTCGATTGCTAAGAAAGTTGCAGCTACACCGGATTATTTAT ATGtgacaatttttgacaaaagaatgaaaatgaaattcgACCACTGGCATATGATCAGTATGTTTAAATCAAACCAGCTTTACTGTATGGTGTGCAAGAAATACTACCAAGTAACTGTCAAAGCGCAACACTGCGCCGAAAAAACGCATCTGGATAAACTGAAATGCTATAAGTTTGTAGAGGAGTACAAAAGTTACTTTATACGGAAG ATCGATTTAAAATACTACCACTGTGGTATATGCAACAACATTCAACTTGCAGATGAAATAAAATCGCATATAGAAGCGAAACACAAAAAGAAAGTCATACCGGCCCTACTTTCCGAAGTTGTtcctaaaagaaataaaaataacgatAACAGTGCAAAGAATAGAAATACGGGTAACGAAAAAACCACAACGTTACCGTTATTTAAGGAACcgcaaattattaaaaataccgATAAGACACCACAAGTAAAGAACACGAGTAACGTTATCCAAACTGTTATGAATACTAGAAATGAAAGTAACGAAAATCTACCAACCAGAAATACCGTTACCGAGAACCAAGCCGTTACCTCGATAACGAGTACAAATAACgttataaatgaaaataacGACATAAAAACCGTTACGGCAACGAATAACGATAGCGAACGTGAAATAAATAACGAATCGCCGAATATTCATAACGATGTCATATTGAATCAAAATGGTTTTAGAATCCGCGTGTCATTCATGTCATATAATTTTGTTACCAAAACAGCAAATGAATATCACTGTCATATATGTAATGTGACAGCTAATGAGACGGATGTGTCAAATCATATGAAACATCAAGATCACATCGGCATGCTGAGAAATGTAACATTTCAAGACAATTACGGCATACATTTGATTAGAatg ATTGGATTCCAAGATCATTGTACTGTATGCAATGCGCTATTTAATATGGAGCATACAAAGTTGCATTTATTTGATAGCAATCATATAAAAAAGCTAACCAAAGCGTTGGCAACTCAGAACTACCAAAATAAGCCATACTGTGACTTATTCAATCAGcccaaaaataatttaaatcaaactGCAATTCGTCAACTTACAATGCCTCGACCCGCAACGCATCAAACCTCAATGCATCAACCCGCAACGCATCAACCCGCAACGCATCAACCCGCAACGCATCAACCCGCAATGCATCAACCCGCAATCCATCAACCTGCAATACATCAATCCGCAATGCATCAACCCGCAATGCATCAACCTGCAATGAGTATGAATCAATCGCTATTGGGTTTGAATCAACCACCTGTAACACCCCCATTAATGGGCATGCAGCAATGGCCAATGAATCAGCCAAGAATTGGTATGAATCAGCCAATATTTCCACCAACACTAGGCCTGGCCCGATGGCCAATACCTTTGCCAACATTTGGCATGCATGTGGGTCCATCTGGAGTAGATTTGAACCAACGAGCAACAAGTCAGATTAAAATACATACGAACCAACTAATAACCAATATGAATCAACGAAAAACCAATCAGACTAAATTGGATATGAATCAGACTAAAATAAATCAACACACAACTAGCATCCCTAATTTAGACACGAATCAATCCAAAACAGATATGAATCAAAATACAACTATTCAGTTTAACAGTAAAGACATTGAAACTGAACTTAAAACAGATACGaatcaatcaaaaaaaattgaaagtcaACGTGCAACGAATCAATACAAATCAGAAGACGAAACTGAATCTAAAACAGATACGAatcaatctaaaaaaattgaaaatcaaCGTGCAACGAATCAATACAAATCAGAAGACGAAACTGAATCTAAAACAGATACGAatcaatctaaaaaaattgaaagtcaACGTGCAAGGAATCAATACAAATTAGAAGACAATAAGAGAACAGAATTACAAATTGATTCAATACAAGACATGATCGATTTGAATGAATCATTAGAAGATGTTGAAGATGATTTCGAATATTTCAATGAAAGATTTGTatatttgaaattcaaaaaCACTTATGTTCAAGTCGCATTGGCATCTTACAATAGTTTGATCAAAATTGGCGATGGGACGACATACTGCTTTGTATGCTCTGTGCGTGTCTATGGTTCAATGAAAAAACACATTGAAAGCAAGAACCATGCGAAATGTATGGATGGATGCAAGTTTGTTGCCAAATATGATAGACATCTTTTACggcag ATGTTCCTGAATTATCACTGTAGTGtttgcaatataatatttacaaggaAAGACATTAACAAGCATATAACATGGCCGCTGCATTTACAAGACAACAAGACTGACAAGAAAGCAAG aaaGAGGGACCTTAAATCGGGCAGACAACTATTGAACATAAGTTTTCAAAACGAAAACATATACCTGAATGAGAAGGAGTCAGAAATAAAGATATTAGTCATAATAGAGATCAGCGCAAGCTGTCAAAGCGAGgaaattttacagaaaaaaaataaaattattatttttggtgGAAAAGTTTTGAGGATCTCGTGGGATGCTTATCACGGATTctgtaaaaataa
- the LOC123879393 gene encoding uncharacterized protein LOC123879393 isoform X2: protein MASCVEEVAADKVDIPEIYIDESILKPIVLDCVTDCKKPLIYDKVYEINGTIFREDGLEDSDTLSLFEIQTTDTGDGEMEVTIHDTTDIYLPVSIQETPYGLIINSNMLLTVAQWNTLVEQGDTHKCIVCDTKIGGTTEHIDSDIHLRNLEKYQPLKKFDLNITRLIKDFYHCGVCNECFGKDAENEHFDSKTHEDKMLFATNRASDVLYDFDLHVDRNSDQGSADNGNKNNDCYHFNRNRILSLSDTSGFDSAEGFYDYDYDDNAPYVSEYENDINDNVFSSNDIDFNVTENNEYNEPNYVSYASIAKKVAATPDYLYVTIFDKRMKMKFDHWHMISMFKSNQLYCMVCKKYYQVTVKAQHCAEKTHLDKLKCYKFVEEYKSYFIRKIDLKYYHCGICNNIQLADEIKSHIEAKHKKKVIPALLSEVVPKRNKNNDNSAKNRNTGNEKTTTLPLFKEPQIIKNTDKTPQVKNTSNVIQTVMNTRNESNENLPTRNTVTENQAVTSITSTNNVINENNDIKTVTATNNDSEREINNESPNIHNDVILNQNGFRIRVSFMSYNFVTKTANEYHCHICNVTANETDVSNHMKHQDHIGMLRNVTFQDNYGIHLIRMIGFQDHCTVCNALFNMEHTKLHLFDSNHIKKLTKALATQNYQNKPYCDLFNQPKNNLNQTAIRQLTMPRPATHQTSMHQPATHQPATHQPATHQPAMHQPAIHQPAIHQSAMHQPAMHQPAMSMNQSLLGLNQPPVTPPLMGMQQWPMNQPRIGMNQPIFPPTLGLARWPIPLPTFGMHVGPSGVDLNQRATSQIKIHTNQLITNMNQRKTNQTKLDMNQTKINQHTTSIPNLDTNQSKTDMNQNTTIQFNSKDIETELKTDTNQSKKIESQRATNQYKSEDETESKTDTNQSKKIENQRATNQYKSEDETESKTDTNQSKKIESQRARNQYKLEDNKRTELQIDSIQDMIDLNESLEDVEDDFEYFNERFVYLKFKNTYVQVALASYNSLIKIGDGTTYCFVCSVRVYGSMKKHIESKNHAKCMDGCKFVAKYDRHLLRQMFLNYHCSVCNIIFTRKDINKHITWPLHLQDNKTDKKARKRDLKSGRQLLNISFQNENIYLNEKESEIKILVIIEISASCQSEEILQKKNKIIIFGGKVLRISWDAYHGFCKNKSGHRCVLCQRDVRSYEFTAHIAGAYHKGLLDAFETSYLPDLIRKIDESTLNCVICNVEVPNKEHVVADHVCAKKHKKNYSAILLDSCTVGSYADCNEDVLNLSS, encoded by the exons ATGGCCTCTTGCGTAGAAGAAGTGGCAGCAGACAAAGTTGATATACCAGAGATATATATAGACGAATCCATCCTCAAACCAATAGTATTGGATTGTGTAACGGATTGTAAAAAACCATTGATATATGATAAAGTTTATGAAATCAACGGCACAATCTTCCGTGAAGATGGTCTGGAGGACAGTGACACACTGTCCCTGTTTGAAATACAAACCACGGATACTGGTGATGGAGAAATGGAGGTCACGATTCATGATACTACAG ATATCTATTTACCGGTCTCCATCCAGGAGACTCCATATGGACTGATTATAAATTCCAATATGCTACTAACAGTAGCACAGTGGAACACTTTAGTAGAACAGGGTGATACTCATAAATGTATAGTCTGTGATACTAAGATCGGTGGTACTACAGAGCATATAGACTCGGATATACATTTGAGGAATTTGGAGAAGTATCAACCGTTGAAGAAGTTTGATTTGAATATCACAAGGCTG atcaAAGACTTCTACCACTGTGGTGTATGCAACGAATGCTTCGGCAAAGACGCGGAAAACGAACACTTTGACAGCAAAACCCATGAAGACAAAATGCTTTTTGCGACAAACCGGGCATCCGACGTCTTGTACGACTTTGACTTGCATGTTGACAGAAACAG TGACCAAGGAAGCGCAGATAACGGAAACAAAAATAACGACTGTTACCATTTCAATAGGAATAGAATATTGAGCTTAAGTGACACAAGCGGTTTCGACAGCGCTGAGGGATTCTACGATTACGATTATGACGATAACGCTCCGTATGTTTCCGAATACGAGAACGATATTAACGATAACGTTTTCAGCAGTAACGATATCGATTTTAACGTTACTGAAAATAACGAATACAACGAACCGAATTATGTTTCGTATGCGTCGATTGCTAAGAAAGTTGCAGCTACACCGGATTATTTAT ATGtgacaatttttgacaaaagaatgaaaatgaaattcgACCACTGGCATATGATCAGTATGTTTAAATCAAACCAGCTTTACTGTATGGTGTGCAAGAAATACTACCAAGTAACTGTCAAAGCGCAACACTGCGCCGAAAAAACGCATCTGGATAAACTGAAATGCTATAAGTTTGTAGAGGAGTACAAAAGTTACTTTATACGGAAG ATCGATTTAAAATACTACCACTGTGGTATATGCAACAACATTCAACTTGCAGATGAAATAAAATCGCATATAGAAGCGAAACACAAAAAGAAAGTCATACCGGCCCTACTTTCCGAAGTTGTtcctaaaagaaataaaaataacgatAACAGTGCAAAGAATAGAAATACGGGTAACGAAAAAACCACAACGTTACCGTTATTTAAGGAACcgcaaattattaaaaataccgATAAGACACCACAAGTAAAGAACACGAGTAACGTTATCCAAACTGTTATGAATACTAGAAATGAAAGTAACGAAAATCTACCAACCAGAAATACCGTTACCGAGAACCAAGCCGTTACCTCGATAACGAGTACAAATAACgttataaatgaaaataacGACATAAAAACCGTTACGGCAACGAATAACGATAGCGAACGTGAAATAAATAACGAATCGCCGAATATTCATAACGATGTCATATTGAATCAAAATGGTTTTAGAATCCGCGTGTCATTCATGTCATATAATTTTGTTACCAAAACAGCAAATGAATATCACTGTCATATATGTAATGTGACAGCTAATGAGACGGATGTGTCAAATCATATGAAACATCAAGATCACATCGGCATGCTGAGAAATGTAACATTTCAAGACAATTACGGCATACATTTGATTAGAatg ATTGGATTCCAAGATCATTGTACTGTATGCAATGCGCTATTTAATATGGAGCATACAAAGTTGCATTTATTTGATAGCAATCATATAAAAAAGCTAACCAAAGCGTTGGCAACTCAGAACTACCAAAATAAGCCATACTGTGACTTATTCAATCAGcccaaaaataatttaaatcaaactGCAATTCGTCAACTTACAATGCCTCGACCCGCAACGCATCAAACCTCAATGCATCAACCCGCAACGCATCAACCCGCAACGCATCAACCCGCAACGCATCAACCCGCAATGCATCAACCCGCAATCCATCAACCTGCAATACATCAATCCGCAATGCATCAACCCGCAATGCATCAACCTGCAATGAGTATGAATCAATCGCTATTGGGTTTGAATCAACCACCTGTAACACCCCCATTAATGGGCATGCAGCAATGGCCAATGAATCAGCCAAGAATTGGTATGAATCAGCCAATATTTCCACCAACACTAGGCCTGGCCCGATGGCCAATACCTTTGCCAACATTTGGCATGCATGTGGGTCCATCTGGAGTAGATTTGAACCAACGAGCAACAAGTCAGATTAAAATACATACGAACCAACTAATAACCAATATGAATCAACGAAAAACCAATCAGACTAAATTGGATATGAATCAGACTAAAATAAATCAACACACAACTAGCATCCCTAATTTAGACACGAATCAATCCAAAACAGATATGAATCAAAATACAACTATTCAGTTTAACAGTAAAGACATTGAAACTGAACTTAAAACAGATACGaatcaatcaaaaaaaattgaaagtcaACGTGCAACGAATCAATACAAATCAGAAGACGAAACTGAATCTAAAACAGATACGAatcaatctaaaaaaattgaaaatcaaCGTGCAACGAATCAATACAAATCAGAAGACGAAACTGAATCTAAAACAGATACGAatcaatctaaaaaaattgaaagtcaACGTGCAAGGAATCAATACAAATTAGAAGACAATAAGAGAACAGAATTACAAATTGATTCAATACAAGACATGATCGATTTGAATGAATCATTAGAAGATGTTGAAGATGATTTCGAATATTTCAATGAAAGATTTGTatatttgaaattcaaaaaCACTTATGTTCAAGTCGCATTGGCATCTTACAATAGTTTGATCAAAATTGGCGATGGGACGACATACTGCTTTGTATGCTCTGTGCGTGTCTATGGTTCAATGAAAAAACACATTGAAAGCAAGAACCATGCGAAATGTATGGATGGATGCAAGTTTGTTGCCAAATATGATAGACATCTTTTACggcag ATGTTCCTGAATTATCACTGTAGTGtttgcaatataatatttacaaggaAAGACATTAACAAGCATATAACATGGCCGCTGCATTTACAAGACAACAAGACTGACAAGAAAGCAAG aaaGAGGGACCTTAAATCGGGCAGACAACTATTGAACATAAGTTTTCAAAACGAAAACATATACCTGAATGAGAAGGAGTCAGAAATAAAGATATTAGTCATAATAGAGATCAGCGCAAGCTGTCAAAGCGAGgaaattttacagaaaaaaaataaaattattatttttggtgGAAAAGTTTTGAGGATCTCGTGGGATGCTTATCACGGATTctgtaaaaataa